A region from the Natronoarchaeum mannanilyticum genome encodes:
- a CDS encoding PQQ-binding-like beta-propeller repeat protein has translation MSARNIRSTVRRIAPVCAVLLLLAAVVALGTGVGATAVSAQSSGGLDQSASVSPNESQTFAPGGTYPVVVSVDVGEESFLSDDRIENPALDVAVEGDATIESVQPTDYQTAEFNETSATVSSDSFFRAGTTQTSVVLVDVPGGVDTGSVSLTATPRAGATEYETARAEYAVTSDVTTREAMANASAARNTLVSSYRDSYGTLLYSEPWNETTATAMRDGFATAITEGTKGAIVGSTPGLSTVDDIRTSYEVATGNYDGGTAGQIAKINLALKNDLDSRMARDSVRRAGNSSAPLAELERLNAQERRAWEEGDRDALEEALLRQRAVLVDASFESSGNPYANDYETSLLVEAEEQRDASRSSVGFGEENPLLAEYFAALSTYATDEYDAAGDRLALVREPSPQVTTASDRSAIEDDLRGLAENETTTVTFTVANADGAGVASQRSFLSLSHGENISIEDVSEIGTDEPPAVDRLDPGDEAIDASGEQTTLDHALVDVRDQYDPGQQRQYQVTISRDDEGEAWLSYRAAFRPFFVADGLSPEENQEAYERFPRSGPEDQQGWPAYTLSTDDTTAPPRPVIDAPADPTTGESVELDASGTTADAAIESYEWSLDTDDDGDVDRTLSGETPTTTVEFAGPTRIRLDVTDADGRTATSETVVRVEDAALTANTTSIPVAADRSLPEPGDDLSFDAPADIEDPEWTLVENGTERDAGQSDTFSTTVDEAGTYELTLSGTVDGVDVETTETIYVASRGERVGTPSVRISAPSRADPGETIAIDASASTHPHPNRVIDGFELRVDGEQVDSNADGRFERAFDAEGDRTIEVVAIGSAGNESTASRTVAVGDASTDDPTDDPTDASDWTDPGRTGYAAANGTTAQDVVWERTFERSALGAAVGNGTTAVVTSAGTATDERLYSFGPNGSERWNRSIAGASGEPALGTDGTTYVRYSAGVRAFDADGSVRWDTENDDACTYDFCFIDPSRPVATEDAVYVLGEVERETALIALDPETGDQRWNRTFPNATDVPNDAIAAADGGAYAAVPGVGLVAVDADGTERWRASLPDAQAHPVATPSGAVLYTTNESLIALDADTGGELWTHATQSRAAPSVTNDGRIVVPRGTYSDRLEATYGIDVLDAEGRVQAEWTSEIFAGDTENFDVFEQPLVTRDGLVRFVAGPTDDPDARYVIGLDGTERSVADVEVGSPTLDLVADGRPLLVGTDRMQALGDVEEESDPIDDSVDVGVPTPPDGTWPRSRFDVGNTRAATDVTAPRSIGAAWEFSVPRNDSGTMPVSSTVATEDTVLVGLGRVIGGADVYNDSTVYAVDRQTGERRWDAVVRGSEKRRVTDMQVSGDTVLVEYVEQADALNRHLAAIDVSTGEERWNTRVYGSGPVFSERGDDIYLQSSLQLEELNATTGETEWAVAPADGDASFEGNGPPVVTNETVFSAADCEVPGSDWPTGCVVAVNRSDGSVRWVERTSHVFSDVDSSPVPVVDDGSLYVPGRLGGQYEIVEFDAKTGDVIANETLAGHGSYNHATLPRPAVTDSRFVTERGIYTRENFQRSASLDLDAMPAVVGDRAFGVADGELVAHELSTGDRIESVAHSDGAPDRIGAIADGTVVTVTDGNPEEFGDTEGAVLAYQGTTEPGFEYGPTEPGVNETVTFEASVAADAYGWDGDGDGEIEAQGKTVDLSFAESGTHDVTLVTDPGSDGSARYTRSVMVTEPIKASLDVNERHPKPSTMLELSAADSAGTGNLTYDWEVKGVDDDVSDCEATCEVWLPADQSVTVSVAIADENGQTDTTSVTVTPVDARIDVAVDGTDRQRLFYEDDVLLEETLTVNVIGDASLSDLRIEGVAATTDGGTVELDETGQATITAELDAAGVDDPVTREVELSVHEYRSETERFEFTTESRKTTVGLAMIQPQLDPMARHLEQRVGELPSTVHFEATDRIENGTHAGLAKYPDTILVDTTQSSTGGGLELGTAEHELTHIAQFEMDMETDGDWNFLLEGQASFEANTFQFYSVDANRPDRAELLDWDGSLDEYEQGNDFVSAFYAEYGRQTFLEMVEDSEGEDLDRRFEAATGESFDAFYDRWKSTDPAVDPGSDRADVSYRVSFHYEDGQLSTDGSPMADVSWDVDGDGVFERTGETIDWTPDEAGEQSVTLAYEDEGTTIAQTQRFRVSSGSVDEPPAVSGTVAVSNATPYNGQEVTFDASDAELVEGDQRRSVEQYHWNFGDGTTHTTTEPTITHAFADPGEYNVTTTLDAGNASASTTRTVSVELDDRPPEISDVAVDRSLASDEVTISANVTPVGPDVEAVRLGVGATFTSFTVTEPAADNATEGRVEATIDGDAVVADGEYTAVVEAVDELGNTTTERGDSVAFDTTPPGIRPRVDGLDTETATLTLDADEPFDLTDLRIAARGDGTADRTPNASRIPGGLEDAEDELAVDFEGGLVGGTNTTYTVALDATDDAGNEVTTEFESTVIPYELDNGTATLTPAGVNSTVTLDADAAAIDNDTDRTAVITATTVPPAGTELDAATIAGGFLDVDRVGLDANELENATVRIPLAAVDDDLAEAFEPDELRIVRSADGERGYDPLATDYDADANELVATADDFSQFAVAGTDETPPSIDEVGVDPGTEVAPDEGPVTVAFEYSPEISGIDVAETAVDVNASANRVETQITGERATVDIADLEIGETIAVDLTVADDAGNAETATETITVSESGSSGGGGSIGGGGGGGGLSLEPPHFTVEVQDAGGPYEPGETAEITAVVDNDGGTVGTQELTLATGGEVVDRESQQLAMGQQRFVTFTYDVPTSASGDQRVVIESANDSASTSLSIDAEASTGDDRQEGGNDTDDEAGGDENDTDDETDGDSLDDDDIGTDETDDAATGADDESDETGTDESTDDDGSPGFGPVIALAALLVGGIVRHRNRQD, from the coding sequence ATGAGCGCCAGAAATATCCGATCGACCGTCCGTCGGATCGCACCCGTCTGTGCCGTCCTGTTGCTTCTCGCCGCAGTCGTCGCGCTCGGGACCGGCGTCGGCGCGACCGCCGTCTCCGCGCAGTCCTCGGGCGGGCTCGACCAGTCGGCGTCGGTCTCCCCGAACGAGAGCCAGACGTTCGCTCCCGGCGGGACGTATCCGGTCGTCGTCTCGGTCGACGTCGGCGAGGAGTCGTTCCTGAGCGACGACCGCATCGAGAACCCCGCGCTCGACGTTGCCGTGGAGGGCGACGCGACGATCGAGAGCGTTCAGCCCACCGACTACCAGACCGCGGAGTTCAACGAGACCTCCGCGACCGTCTCGTCGGACTCGTTCTTCCGTGCCGGGACGACCCAGACCTCCGTGGTGCTCGTCGACGTTCCCGGCGGTGTCGACACCGGATCGGTGTCGCTGACCGCGACGCCGCGGGCCGGTGCGACCGAGTACGAGACGGCACGCGCCGAGTACGCGGTCACGTCCGACGTGACGACCCGCGAGGCGATGGCGAACGCGTCGGCCGCCCGCAACACGCTCGTCTCCTCGTACCGCGACAGCTACGGGACGCTGCTGTACAGCGAGCCGTGGAACGAGACGACCGCGACGGCGATGCGCGACGGGTTCGCGACGGCGATCACCGAGGGGACGAAGGGAGCGATCGTCGGGTCGACGCCGGGACTCTCGACGGTCGACGACATCCGAACGTCCTACGAGGTCGCGACCGGCAACTACGACGGCGGCACGGCCGGCCAGATCGCGAAGATCAACCTGGCGCTGAAGAACGACCTCGACTCGCGGATGGCCCGCGACAGCGTTCGTCGCGCCGGCAATAGCTCGGCGCCGCTCGCCGAGCTCGAGCGACTGAACGCTCAGGAGCGGCGAGCCTGGGAGGAGGGCGACCGCGACGCGCTCGAGGAGGCCTTGCTCCGGCAGCGCGCGGTGCTCGTCGACGCCAGCTTCGAGTCCTCGGGCAATCCCTACGCGAACGACTACGAGACGTCGCTGCTGGTCGAAGCCGAGGAACAGCGCGACGCGAGCCGTTCGAGCGTCGGCTTCGGCGAGGAGAACCCGCTGCTCGCCGAGTACTTCGCCGCGCTCTCGACGTACGCCACCGACGAGTACGACGCCGCCGGCGACCGGCTGGCGCTCGTCCGCGAGCCGAGCCCGCAGGTGACGACGGCGAGCGACCGGTCGGCGATCGAGGACGACCTGCGCGGCCTCGCCGAGAACGAGACGACGACCGTCACGTTCACGGTCGCCAACGCCGACGGCGCCGGCGTCGCGAGCCAGCGGAGCTTCCTTTCGCTGAGCCACGGCGAGAACATCTCGATCGAGGACGTGTCCGAGATCGGGACCGACGAGCCCCCCGCCGTCGACCGCCTGGATCCCGGCGACGAGGCGATCGACGCCTCCGGTGAGCAGACGACGCTCGATCACGCGCTCGTCGACGTCCGCGACCAGTACGATCCCGGCCAGCAGCGCCAGTACCAGGTGACGATCTCGCGCGACGACGAGGGTGAGGCCTGGCTGTCCTACCGGGCGGCGTTCCGCCCCTTCTTCGTCGCGGACGGGCTGTCTCCCGAAGAAAATCAGGAAGCGTACGAGCGCTTCCCCCGGTCCGGCCCGGAGGACCAGCAGGGCTGGCCCGCGTACACCCTTTCGACCGACGATACGACAGCTCCGCCCCGCCCCGTGATCGACGCGCCCGCCGACCCGACGACCGGCGAGTCGGTCGAACTCGACGCGAGCGGGACGACCGCCGACGCCGCGATCGAGTCCTACGAGTGGTCGCTCGACACCGACGACGACGGCGACGTCGACCGGACGCTCTCCGGCGAGACGCCGACGACCACCGTCGAGTTCGCGGGGCCGACGCGCATCCGCCTCGACGTGACGGACGCCGACGGCCGGACGGCGACCTCGGAGACGGTCGTTCGCGTTGAGGACGCCGCGCTCACCGCGAACACGACGTCGATCCCGGTGGCTGCGGACCGGTCGCTACCCGAACCGGGTGACGACCTCAGCTTCGACGCGCCGGCCGACATCGAGGATCCGGAGTGGACGCTTGTCGAGAACGGGACGGAACGCGACGCCGGCCAGAGTGATACGTTCTCGACGACCGTCGACGAGGCGGGGACGTACGAACTGACGCTCTCGGGGACGGTCGACGGCGTCGACGTCGAGACGACCGAGACGATCTACGTCGCGTCCCGCGGGGAGCGCGTCGGCACACCGTCGGTCCGTATCTCGGCACCGTCGCGCGCCGATCCGGGCGAGACGATCGCGATCGACGCGTCGGCGTCGACCCACCCCCATCCTAACCGGGTGATCGACGGCTTCGAGCTCCGAGTCGACGGGGAACAGGTCGATTCGAACGCCGACGGACGGTTCGAGCGCGCGTTCGACGCCGAGGGCGACCGGACGATCGAGGTCGTCGCTATCGGCAGCGCCGGAAACGAGAGCACCGCGTCGAGAACCGTCGCCGTCGGCGACGCCTCGACCGACGACCCCACGGACGACCCGACCGACGCGTCCGACTGGACCGACCCCGGGCGGACGGGCTACGCCGCCGCCAACGGCACGACCGCCCAGGACGTCGTCTGGGAGCGAACGTTCGAGCGGTCGGCCCTTGGCGCTGCCGTGGGTAACGGGACTACCGCCGTCGTCACGTCGGCCGGTACCGCGACGGACGAACGCCTCTACTCGTTCGGTCCGAACGGCTCGGAGCGCTGGAACCGCTCGATCGCCGGCGCGAGCGGCGAGCCGGCCCTCGGTACTGACGGGACCACGTACGTCCGCTACTCCGCCGGCGTCCGGGCGTTCGACGCGGACGGGAGCGTGCGCTGGGACACCGAAAACGACGACGCCTGCACGTACGACTTCTGCTTCATCGATCCCTCGCGTCCCGTCGCGACCGAGGACGCCGTCTACGTGCTCGGCGAAGTCGAACGCGAAACTGCGCTGATCGCGCTCGACCCCGAGACGGGCGACCAGCGGTGGAATCGCACGTTCCCGAACGCGACCGACGTTCCGAACGACGCCATCGCCGCCGCTGACGGCGGAGCGTACGCCGCCGTCCCCGGCGTGGGACTGGTCGCCGTCGACGCCGATGGAACGGAACGCTGGCGGGCGAGCCTGCCCGACGCGCAGGCGCATCCGGTCGCGACGCCGAGCGGCGCGGTGCTGTACACGACCAACGAGTCGCTGATCGCCCTCGACGCCGACACCGGCGGGGAGCTGTGGACTCACGCCACTCAGAGTCGAGCCGCGCCGAGCGTCACCAACGACGGGCGGATCGTCGTCCCGCGCGGCACCTACAGCGACAGGCTGGAGGCGACCTACGGGATCGACGTGCTCGACGCCGAGGGCCGAGTCCAGGCCGAGTGGACGAGCGAGATATTCGCCGGCGACACCGAAAACTTCGACGTGTTCGAACAGCCCCTCGTGACGCGCGACGGTCTGGTCCGGTTCGTCGCCGGGCCGACGGACGATCCCGACGCGCGCTACGTGATCGGACTGGACGGGACCGAGCGCAGCGTCGCCGACGTGGAGGTCGGATCGCCGACCCTCGACCTCGTCGCAGACGGCCGGCCGCTCCTGGTCGGGACGGATCGGATGCAGGCCCTCGGTGACGTCGAAGAGGAGTCGGATCCGATCGACGACTCGGTCGACGTCGGTGTCCCGACGCCGCCCGACGGCACCTGGCCGCGATCGCGCTTCGACGTCGGCAACACCCGCGCCGCCACGGACGTGACGGCGCCGCGCTCGATCGGCGCCGCGTGGGAGTTCTCGGTCCCCCGCAACGACTCCGGGACGATGCCCGTCTCGTCGACGGTCGCGACCGAGGATACCGTGCTCGTCGGTCTCGGGCGAGTTATAGGAGGGGCCGATGTGTACAACGACTCGACCGTGTACGCCGTCGACCGACAGACCGGTGAGCGGCGCTGGGACGCAGTCGTTCGCGGCTCGGAGAAACGACGGGTAACCGACATGCAGGTGTCCGGCGATACCGTCCTCGTCGAGTACGTTGAACAAGCTGACGCGCTCAACCGCCACCTCGCGGCGATCGACGTCTCGACCGGCGAGGAGCGCTGGAACACCAGAGTGTACGGCTCGGGACCGGTCTTCTCGGAGCGGGGCGACGACATCTATCTCCAGAGTTCGCTCCAACTCGAAGAACTGAACGCCACGACCGGCGAGACTGAGTGGGCCGTAGCACCCGCGGACGGAGACGCCTCCTTCGAGGGCAACGGCCCGCCAGTCGTCACCAACGAGACGGTGTTCTCGGCGGCCGACTGCGAGGTCCCCGGATCGGACTGGCCGACCGGCTGCGTCGTCGCGGTGAATCGGTCCGACGGGAGCGTTCGGTGGGTCGAGAGGACCTCCCACGTGTTCTCGGACGTCGACAGCTCGCCCGTGCCGGTCGTCGACGACGGCTCGCTGTACGTTCCCGGTCGTCTCGGCGGACAGTACGAGATCGTCGAGTTCGACGCAAAGACCGGCGACGTGATCGCCAACGAAACCCTCGCTGGCCACGGGTCGTATAACCACGCTACGCTTCCCAGGCCGGCCGTCACCGACTCTCGGTTCGTCACCGAGCGCGGCATCTACACGCGCGAGAACTTCCAGCGATCCGCGTCGCTCGATCTCGACGCGATGCCGGCCGTGGTCGGCGACCGGGCCTTCGGCGTCGCCGACGGCGAGCTGGTCGCACACGAGCTGTCGACCGGCGACCGCATCGAATCGGTCGCCCACTCCGACGGCGCGCCCGATCGGATCGGCGCGATCGCGGACGGGACGGTCGTGACCGTCACCGACGGCAACCCCGAGGAGTTCGGTGACACGGAAGGGGCGGTGCTGGCCTACCAGGGTACGACCGAGCCCGGCTTCGAGTACGGGCCGACCGAGCCCGGCGTCAACGAGACGGTGACGTTCGAGGCCAGCGTCGCGGCCGACGCCTACGGCTGGGACGGCGACGGCGACGGTGAGATCGAAGCGCAGGGGAAGACGGTCGACCTGTCGTTCGCGGAGTCCGGGACGCACGACGTGACGCTCGTCACCGACCCCGGTAGCGACGGGTCCGCCCGGTACACTCGGTCGGTAATGGTCACGGAGCCGATCAAGGCGTCGCTCGACGTGAACGAGCGGCACCCCAAGCCGTCGACGATGCTCGAACTCTCGGCGGCCGACAGCGCCGGCACCGGCAATCTCACGTACGACTGGGAGGTCAAGGGCGTCGACGATGATGTCAGCGACTGCGAGGCGACGTGCGAAGTGTGGCTTCCCGCAGACCAGTCCGTCACCGTGTCGGTCGCCATCGCGGACGAAAATGGCCAGACCGATACGACGAGCGTCACGGTCACGCCCGTTGACGCCCGGATCGACGTCGCGGTCGACGGCACTGATCGTCAGAGACTGTTCTACGAGGACGACGTGCTGCTTGAGGAGACGCTCACCGTCAACGTCATCGGCGACGCGAGCCTGAGCGACCTCCGGATCGAGGGGGTCGCCGCGACGACCGACGGCGGGACCGTCGAGCTCGACGAGACCGGGCAGGCGACGATCACGGCGGAACTCGACGCCGCGGGCGTCGACGACCCCGTCACGCGGGAGGTCGAACTGAGCGTCCACGAGTACCGCTCCGAGACGGAGCGCTTCGAGTTCACCACGGAGAGCCGCAAGACCACGGTCGGGCTGGCGATGATTCAGCCCCAGCTCGACCCGATGGCGCGCCACCTCGAACAGCGCGTCGGCGAGTTACCGTCGACGGTCCACTTCGAGGCCACCGATCGTATCGAGAACGGAACCCACGCCGGGCTCGCCAAGTATCCCGACACGATCCTCGTCGATACGACGCAGTCGTCGACCGGCGGCGGCCTCGAACTGGGAACGGCCGAACACGAACTCACGCACATCGCCCAGTTCGAGATGGACATGGAGACCGACGGCGACTGGAACTTCCTCCTCGAGGGACAGGCATCCTTCGAGGCCAACACCTTCCAGTTCTACTCGGTCGACGCGAATCGCCCCGATCGGGCGGAGCTGTTAGACTGGGACGGATCGCTCGATGAGTACGAGCAGGGCAACGACTTCGTCAGCGCGTTCTACGCCGAGTACGGCCGACAGACGTTCCTCGAGATGGTCGAGGACTCCGAAGGCGAGGATCTCGACAGGCGCTTCGAGGCGGCCACCGGCGAGTCGTTCGACGCGTTCTACGACCGCTGGAAGAGCACGGATCCTGCCGTGGATCCAGGCAGCGATCGGGCGGACGTCTCCTACCGCGTGTCGTTCCACTACGAGGACGGCCAGCTCAGCACCGACGGCTCACCGATGGCGGACGTCAGCTGGGACGTCGACGGCGACGGCGTCTTCGAGCGGACCGGCGAGACGATCGACTGGACGCCCGACGAGGCCGGCGAACAGTCGGTGACCCTGGCCTACGAGGACGAGGGAACGACCATCGCACAGACCCAGCGCTTCCGGGTTTCGAGCGGTTCCGTCGACGAACCGCCCGCCGTCTCGGGCACGGTCGCCGTCTCGAACGCGACGCCGTACAACGGTCAGGAGGTCACGTTCGACGCCTCGGACGCGGAACTGGTCGAGGGCGACCAGCGGCGCAGCGTCGAGCAGTACCACTGGAACTTCGGCGACGGGACGACCCATACGACGACCGAGCCGACGATCACGCACGCGTTCGCCGACCCCGGCGAGTACAACGTCACGACGACGCTCGACGCCGGCAACGCGTCCGCGTCGACGACCCGGACGGTCTCGGTCGAACTGGACGATCGCCCGCCGGAGATCAGCGACGTCGCGGTCGACCGGTCCCTCGCGAGCGACGAGGTGACGATCAGCGCCAACGTCACGCCGGTCGGCCCCGACGTCGAGGCGGTCCGCCTCGGCGTCGGCGCGACGTTCACGTCCTTTACCGTCACCGAACCCGCGGCCGACAACGCGACCGAAGGGCGGGTCGAGGCGACGATCGACGGCGACGCCGTCGTCGCGGACGGCGAGTACACCGCGGTCGTCGAAGCGGTCGACGAACTGGGCAACACGACGACCGAGCGCGGCGACAGCGTCGCGTTCGACACGACGCCGCCCGGGATACGGCCGCGCGTCGACGGCCTCGACACTGAAACCGCGACGCTGACGCTCGACGCCGACGAGCCGTTCGATCTAACCGATCTTCGGATCGCCGCTCGCGGCGACGGCACTGCCGATCGGACGCCGAACGCGAGCCGGATTCCGGGCGGACTCGAGGACGCCGAGGACGAACTCGCAGTCGACTTCGAGGGCGGCCTCGTGGGCGGCACGAACACGACCTACACCGTCGCTCTCGACGCGACCGACGACGCCGGCAACGAGGTCACGACAGAGTTCGAGTCGACGGTCATTCCCTACGAGCTCGACAACGGCACCGCGACGCTGACGCCCGCGGGCGTCAACAGCACCGTGACGCTCGACGCCGACGCCGCGGCGATCGACAACGACACCGATCGGACCGCCGTCATCACGGCCACTACCGTCCCGCCGGCGGGGACCGAACTCGACGCCGCCACGATCGCCGGCGGCTTCCTCGACGTCGACCGCGTCGGACTCGACGCGAACGAGCTCGAGAACGCGACCGTCAGGATCCCGCTCGCCGCCGTCGACGACGATCTCGCCGAGGCGTTCGAGCCCGACGAGCTGCGGATCGTCCGCTCGGCCGACGGCGAGCGCGGGTACGACCCGCTCGCGACCGACTACGACGCCGACGCGAACGAGCTGGTCGCGACCGCCGACGACTTCAGTCAGTTCGCCGTCGCCGGTACCGACGAGACGCCGCCGTCGATCGACGAGGTCGGCGTCGATCCCGGCACCGAGGTCGCGCCCGACGAGGGGCCGGTTACGGTCGCGTTCGAGTACTCGCCCGAGATCTCGGGGATCGACGTCGCCGAAACCGCGGTCGACGTCAACGCCTCCGCGAACCGCGTCGAGACGCAGATCACCGGCGAGCGCGCGACGGTCGACATCGCGGACCTCGAAATCGGCGAGACGATCGCCGTCGATCTCACCGTCGCCGACGACGCCGGTAACGCCGAAACGGCGACGGAGACGATCACCGTCTCCGAATCCGGCTCCTCCGGCGGTGGTGGTAGTATCGGCGGTGGCGGCGGTGGCGGCGGGCTATCGCTCGAACCGCCTCACTTCACGGTCGAGGTCCAGGATGCCGGCGGGCCGTACGAACCAGGCGAAACCGCAGAGATCACCGCCGTGGTCGATAACGACGGCGGCACCGTCGGCACCCAGGAACTCACTCTGGCCACGGGGGGCGAGGTCGTTGATCGCGAGTCCCAGCAGCTTGCCATGGGACAGCAGCGCTTCGTGACGTTCACCTACGACGTGCCCACGAGTGCAAGCGGTGATCAGCGGGTCGTGATCGAAAGCGCGAACGACTCGGCGTCGACGTCGCTCTCGATCGACGCCGAGGCGTCGACGGGCGACGACCGACAGGAGGGCGGCAACGATACTGACGATGAGGCTGGTGGCGACGAGAACGATACTGACGACGAGACGGACGGCGATAGTCTCGACGATGACGATATTGGCACAGACGAGACCGACGATGCTGCAACCGGCGCTGACGACGAGAGCGACGAAACCGGCACCGACGAGTCGACGGACGACGACGGTTCGCCAGGGTTCGGTCCCGTAATCGCGCTCGCGGCGCTCCTCGTCGGGGGTATCGTTCGTCACCGGAACAGGCAGGACTGA
- a CDS encoding rubrerythrin family protein, translated as MTATDIADDVRDDNETALSRLGSSKALYAITGGEMESEAILTAAADRAHAASETFAAWVPEADAEAEQDLFDEAAQLTADHYEQVLGKLDDHDPGEVPAIQTQLRDADDAAARLGGLLGHTLVANKLIEQFTGFFVGDADPQTASLFRGYGGDIDELRENVLDLIDDLDADPDAEAQSASSPDSASPRQDAVAAAATEAIQAAYESYTEQLEAMGVNPKPVC; from the coding sequence ATGACCGCGACCGACATCGCAGACGACGTCCGCGACGACAACGAGACCGCGCTCTCCCGGCTGGGCTCCTCGAAGGCGCTGTACGCGATCACCGGCGGGGAGATGGAGTCCGAGGCGATCCTCACCGCAGCGGCGGACCGCGCGCACGCCGCCAGCGAGACGTTCGCCGCCTGGGTGCCCGAAGCCGACGCCGAGGCCGAACAGGATCTGTTCGACGAGGCCGCCCAGCTCACGGCCGATCACTACGAGCAGGTCCTCGGGAAGCTCGACGATCACGACCCCGGAGAGGTTCCGGCGATCCAGACCCAGCTGCGCGACGCCGACGATGCGGCAGCTCGACTCGGCGGCCTGCTCGGACACACGCTCGTCGCCAACAAGCTCATCGAACAGTTCACCGGCTTCTTCGTCGGCGACGCCGATCCACAGACCGCATCACTCTTCCGCGGATACGGCGGCGACATCGACGAACTGCGCGAGAACGTGCTCGACCTGATCGACGACCTCGACGCCGACCCGGACGCCGAAGCGCAGAGCGCTTCGAGCCCTGACTCGGCGTCGCCTCGTCAGGACGCCGTCGCCGCCGCCGCGACCGAGGCGATCCAGGCGGCCTACGAGTCATACACCGAACAGCTCGAGGCGATGGGCGTCAACCCCAAGCCGGTTTGCTGA
- a CDS encoding DUF211 domain-containing protein, producing MSTLRRVALDVLKPHDPPLLEFTERISAVERVDAVSASLIELDQEVQNVKLTIEGEDLRYEAVEAAIGELGGTVHSVDQAAYGEYVVEEQPTPQDG from the coding sequence ATGAGCACGCTTCGACGCGTCGCGCTCGACGTCCTCAAGCCCCACGACCCGCCGCTGCTGGAGTTTACGGAGCGCATCTCGGCCGTCGAGCGCGTCGACGCCGTCTCGGCGTCGCTGATCGAACTCGACCAGGAGGTCCAGAACGTGAAGCTCACGATCGAAGGCGAGGACCTGCGCTACGAGGCCGTCGAGGCGGCGATCGGCGAGCTCGGCGGCACCGTCCACTCGGTCGATCAGGCCGCCTACGGGGAGTACGTCGTCGAAGAGCAACCCACTCCGCAGGACGGCTGA
- a CDS encoding VIT1/CCC1 transporter family protein translates to MSSTRRLLRSLLGREDVRSISRRYFVSNGFDGTLTSIGVIVGAVLSGVSDGVTVVTIGLGAAVGLGTSAVWSVWEIERAETRAEIMRIEAAMLTDLDDTQVQREQRAARVIHATASGLGPLIGVLIPLSPLLFEGTVFSMAEAGVVGVALGIAVLAVFGAYMGSISGQRWYVSALRMGLAGLVVAVINLFLPG, encoded by the coding sequence GTGTCCTCCACGCGCCGCCTCCTGCGATCGCTGCTCGGCCGGGAAGACGTCCGCTCGATTTCGCGGCGGTACTTCGTCTCCAACGGGTTCGACGGAACGCTGACGAGCATCGGGGTGATCGTCGGCGCCGTCCTGTCGGGCGTGTCCGACGGGGTCACCGTCGTCACGATCGGGCTGGGCGCCGCGGTCGGGCTTGGAACCTCGGCGGTCTGGAGCGTCTGGGAGATCGAGCGCGCCGAGACGCGCGCCGAGATCATGCGGATCGAGGCGGCGATGCTCACGGACCTCGACGACACCCAGGTCCAGCGCGAGCAACGGGCCGCTCGCGTGATCCACGCGACGGCCAGCGGGCTCGGCCCGCTGATCGGCGTCCTCATCCCGCTCTCCCCGCTTCTCTTCGAGGGGACCGTCTTCTCGATGGCGGAGGCGGGCGTCGTCGGCGTCGCCCTCGGGATCGCCGTCCTCGCCGTCTTCGGCGCGTACATGGGCTCGATCTCCGGGCAGCGGTGGTACGTGTCCGCGCTCCGGATGGGACTCGCCGGGCTGGTCGTCGCCGTGATCAACCTCTTCCTGCCGGGGTAG
- a CDS encoding metal-dependent hydrolase, whose product MMATTHALWGMALALPVLALAPEFAPVAFGAGLVGGLFPDLDLYAGHRRTFHFPVYASLAAVPAIALAIVAPLPWTVAFAAGLAAAALHAASDAAGGGLELRPWRASSERAVYSHYHGRWLPPRRWVRYDGAPEDLALAVLAAIPLLVVGDGRVAGVAVALLAASLVYVLLRKPLAALVEHLARLVPASVRPYVPERYRDA is encoded by the coding sequence ATGATGGCCACGACACACGCGCTCTGGGGGATGGCGCTCGCCCTTCCCGTCCTCGCGCTCGCCCCGGAGTTCGCGCCGGTCGCCTTCGGCGCCGGGCTCGTCGGCGGCCTGTTCCCCGACCTCGATCTGTACGCCGGCCACCGGCGGACGTTCCACTTCCCGGTGTACGCGTCGCTCGCGGCGGTTCCGGCTATCGCGCTCGCGATCGTCGCGCCGTTGCCCTGGACCGTCGCGTTCGCCGCCGGGCTGGCCGCCGCGGCGCTGCACGCCGCGAGCGACGCCGCGGGCGGCGGCCTCGAACTGCGGCCGTGGCGCGCCAGTTCCGAGCGGGCGGTGTACAGCCACTATCACGGGCGCTGGCTCCCGCCGCGGCGGTGGGTCCGGTACGACGGCGCCCCCGAGGATCTCGCGCTCGCCGTGCTCGCGGCGATTCCGCTGCTCGTCGTCGGCGACGGCCGCGTCGCCGGCGTCGCTGTCGCGCTCCTGGCGGCGTCGCTGGTCTACGTCCTACTGCGAAAGCCCCTCGCGGCGCTCGTCGAGCATCTCGCCCGCCTCGTTCCGGCGTCCGTGCGGCCGTACGTCCCCGAGCGCTACCGGGACGCATGA